The following proteins are co-located in the Macadamia integrifolia cultivar HAES 741 chromosome 3, SCU_Mint_v3, whole genome shotgun sequence genome:
- the LOC122074878 gene encoding protein FD-like isoform X2, whose translation MTFQDFLGRRPISSDYPSSISTSMSTLASADHPITAHQSITTSPPSPIPQPATALSLSPFPEFRFLENIDDPLYRPPPPLPLPPPQLHTSSLSTLEAFACSPGLSPLCSKKRVSDSDDHSSSNQHHKRQIKNRESAARSRARKQAYTNELEIEINNLKKEIERLRQEQEHQRQHQQQSSLLGRATTQLPKKHTLYRTSTAPF comes from the exons ATGACCTTTCAGGACTTCCTTGGTCGACGACCCATCAGCAGCGACTACCCTTCCTCAATCTCAACCTCGATGAGTACCCTTGCCTCTGCCGACCACCCCATCACAGCGCATCAATCCATTACTACTTCTCCTCCGTCGCCAATACCACAACCAGCCACCGCCTTGAGCCTCAGCCCCTTCCCTGAGTTTCGTTTCCTCGAAAATATCGATGATCCTCTCTATaggcctcctcctcctcttcctcttcctcctccacaaTTACATACCTCATCCTTATCTACCTTGGAAGCTTTCGCTTGTTCCCCGGGTTTGTCTCCCTTGTGCAGCAAGAAAAGGGTTTCGGATTCTGATGATCATAGTTCCAGCAATCAACACCATAAGCGTCAGATCAAGAACAGAGAATCAGCTGCTCGTTCTAGGGCCAGAAAACAG GCTTATACGAACGAGTTAGAGATTGAAATTAACAATTTGAAGAAAGAGATTGAAAGGCTGAGACAAGAGCAGGAACATCAAAGACAACATCAACAg CAGTCATCACTCTTAGGAAGAGCAACAACTCAACTTCCAAAAAAGCACACGCTCTATAGAACCTCAACAGCTCCGTTTTGA
- the LOC122074878 gene encoding protein FD-like isoform X1: MTFQDFLGRRPISSDYPSSISTSMSTLASADHPITAHQSITTSPPSPIPQPATALSLSPFPEFRFLENIDDPLYRPPPPLPLPPPQLHTSSLSTLEAFACSPGLSPLCSKKRVSDSDDHSSSNQHHKRQIKNRESAARSRARKQAYTNELEIEINNLKKEIERLRQEQEHQRQHQQQQSSLLGRATTQLPKKHTLYRTSTAPF; encoded by the exons ATGACCTTTCAGGACTTCCTTGGTCGACGACCCATCAGCAGCGACTACCCTTCCTCAATCTCAACCTCGATGAGTACCCTTGCCTCTGCCGACCACCCCATCACAGCGCATCAATCCATTACTACTTCTCCTCCGTCGCCAATACCACAACCAGCCACCGCCTTGAGCCTCAGCCCCTTCCCTGAGTTTCGTTTCCTCGAAAATATCGATGATCCTCTCTATaggcctcctcctcctcttcctcttcctcctccacaaTTACATACCTCATCCTTATCTACCTTGGAAGCTTTCGCTTGTTCCCCGGGTTTGTCTCCCTTGTGCAGCAAGAAAAGGGTTTCGGATTCTGATGATCATAGTTCCAGCAATCAACACCATAAGCGTCAGATCAAGAACAGAGAATCAGCTGCTCGTTCTAGGGCCAGAAAACAG GCTTATACGAACGAGTTAGAGATTGAAATTAACAATTTGAAGAAAGAGATTGAAAGGCTGAGACAAGAGCAGGAACATCAAAGACAACATCAACAg CAGCAGTCATCACTCTTAGGAAGAGCAACAACTCAACTTCCAAAAAAGCACACGCTCTATAGAACCTCAACAGCTCCGTTTTGA